One genomic window of Thioclava sp. GXIMD4216 includes the following:
- a CDS encoding gamma carbonic anhydrase family protein has protein sequence MIYELDGIKPRLAENVWIAADANLIGRVVLEEGASVWFGATLRGDNEEIFIGAGSNVQESVIMHTDMGFPLVVGPDCTIGHRALLHGCEIGAGTLVGMGAMIMNGAKVGKGCLIGAGALVTEGKVIPDNSLVLGAPGKVVRELQEADRAMLRKGADRYRANAERYRKGLKAL, from the coding sequence ATGATCTATGAACTTGACGGGATCAAGCCGCGTCTTGCGGAGAATGTCTGGATTGCCGCAGATGCCAATCTGATCGGGCGCGTGGTGCTGGAAGAGGGGGCCTCGGTCTGGTTCGGCGCAACCTTGCGCGGCGATAACGAGGAAATCTTTATCGGCGCGGGGTCCAATGTGCAGGAAAGCGTGATCATGCATACCGATATGGGGTTCCCGCTTGTGGTCGGGCCGGACTGCACCATCGGTCATCGCGCATTGCTGCATGGGTGCGAAATCGGCGCGGGCACGCTTGTCGGGATGGGCGCAATGATCATGAATGGCGCGAAAGTGGGGAAGGGCTGCCTGATTGGTGCGGGTGCGCTGGTGACCGAAGGCAAGGTCATCCCCGATAATTCGCTGGTTCTGGGGGCTCCGGGCAAGGTCGTGCGTGAATTGCAAGAGGCGGATCGTGCGATGCTGCGCAAGGGGGCTGATCGCTACCGCGCCAATGCGGAGCGGTATCGCAAGGGCCTCAAAGCGCTCTGA
- a CDS encoding ATP-binding protein, with amino-acid sequence MNKSSTIAALGAVPFPILLVGKDEKIVYANPSALGLFGEGLTGRTFVTVIRKPAINFALDEALRQEREERVRDRLSLGAREMSVRVTVSPMPAEPGGTLPHGGALVVIEDITALEEAEAQRRDFVANVSHELRTPLTALSGFIETLLHAAKDDPVARTRFLSIMEREAARMNRLVGDLLSLSRVESEERRRPTEKVDISAVLNGAMQALAPVAEARNVTLLRDGEPGPKRVSGDPDQLTQVFSNLIENAIKYGARDAQVRVTLGSVEHEPTLRGPALRVVVADQGDGIEAIHLPRLTERFYRVDTHRSREQGGTGLGLAIVKHIVSRHRGRLKVESEKGKGSRFIVYLPLA; translated from the coding sequence TTGAATAAATCTTCGACGATTGCGGCCTTGGGGGCGGTTCCCTTTCCGATCCTGCTGGTAGGAAAGGACGAGAAAATCGTCTACGCCAACCCCTCGGCGCTTGGATTGTTCGGAGAGGGGCTTACCGGACGCACCTTTGTGACCGTGATCCGTAAACCCGCCATCAATTTCGCCCTCGACGAGGCGCTCAGGCAGGAGCGGGAAGAGCGTGTGCGCGACCGCCTCTCGCTTGGCGCGCGCGAGATGTCGGTGCGGGTGACGGTCTCGCCCATGCCGGCCGAGCCGGGGGGCACCTTGCCGCATGGGGGCGCATTGGTGGTGATCGAGGATATTACCGCTCTGGAAGAGGCGGAAGCGCAGCGCCGCGATTTTGTGGCCAATGTCAGCCATGAATTGCGCACCCCTCTGACCGCACTTTCGGGATTTATCGAGACTTTACTGCATGCAGCGAAAGATGATCCGGTCGCGCGGACGCGGTTTTTGTCGATCATGGAGCGGGAAGCGGCGCGGATGAACCGGCTGGTGGGGGATCTTCTGTCGCTCAGCCGCGTCGAATCGGAAGAGCGCAGGCGTCCGACGGAAAAGGTGGATATCTCTGCCGTTCTGAACGGTGCGATGCAGGCTTTGGCTCCGGTGGCCGAGGCGCGCAATGTGACCTTGCTGCGCGATGGTGAACCCGGACCCAAACGGGTCTCGGGCGATCCGGACCAGTTGACACAGGTTTTCTCGAATCTCATCGAGAATGCGATCAAATATGGGGCGCGCGATGCGCAGGTGCGCGTGACGCTCGGCTCTGTCGAACATGAGCCTACCCTGCGCGGCCCCGCGCTGCGGGTGGTGGTGGCCGATCAGGGCGACGGCATCGAGGCGATCCACCTGCCGCGCCTGACCGAACGTTTCTATCGCGTCGATACCCATCGTTCGCGCGAACAGGGGGGGACGGGGCTGGGCTTGGCGATTGTCAAACATATCGTTTCGCGCCATCGGGGGCGGCTGAAGGTTGAAAGCGAAAAGGGCAAAGGCTCGCGGTTTATCGTCTATCTGCCGCTGGCATGA
- the gmk gene encoding guanylate kinase, producing the protein MADRRGILIILSSPSGAGKSTLARRLMSWDPTLSFSVSATTREPRPGEREGVEYFFKTHEEFDHMVAQDEMLEHARVFGNSYGTPKAPVEAAMAAGRDTLFDIDWQGGQQIRNSALGKDVVSIFILPPSIAELESRLRTRAQDSDEVIAGRMEKSMSEISHWAEYDYVLVNRDLDVAEAELKTILMAERARRDRQPGLNAFIRSLDEEFENR; encoded by the coding sequence ATGGCCGATCGGCGTGGTATCCTGATTATTCTTTCCTCGCCCTCGGGGGCGGGAAAATCCACTTTGGCGCGCCGGTTGATGAGCTGGGACCCGACCCTGAGTTTCAGCGTGTCCGCAACCACCCGCGAACCGCGACCAGGCGAGCGGGAGGGGGTCGAGTATTTCTTCAAAACCCATGAAGAGTTCGATCATATGGTGGCGCAGGACGAGATGCTCGAACATGCGCGCGTCTTCGGCAATTCCTATGGCACACCGAAAGCGCCGGTCGAGGCCGCGATGGCGGCAGGCCGCGACACGCTGTTCGACATTGATTGGCAGGGCGGGCAGCAGATCCGCAATTCGGCGCTTGGCAAGGATGTGGTGTCGATCTTCATTCTTCCTCCCTCGATTGCCGAACTGGAAAGCCGGTTGCGTACACGTGCGCAAGATAGTGACGAGGTGATTGCGGGGCGGATGGAGAAATCCATGTCCGAGATCAGCCATTGGGCGGAATATGACTATGTGCTGGTCAATCGCGATCTGGATGTTGCGGAGGCCGAGCTGAAAACCATTTTGATGGCCGAACGGGCAAGGCGGGATCGTCAGCCCGGGCTGAATGCGTTCATTCGTTCTTTGGATGAGGAGTTCGAAAACCGATGA